Below is a genomic region from Isosphaeraceae bacterium EP7.
CCAAGCGAGGCAGTTCTATATCAGCCAGACCGGGCTCGAGCAGAAGCACATCGCCAACGCCCTGACGTTCGAGCTGAGCAAGGTGGAGACCCCGGCGATCCGCTCGCGGATGGTCTCGCACCTGCTGAATATCGACGCCGGCCTCGCCGATGCGGTGGCCAAGGGGCTCCGGCTGAAGGACATCCCTGCGGCGGCCACGGCCGCGCGGCCGACTCGTCAGGACCTGAAGCCCTCTCCGGCCCTGAGCATCATCAAGAACGGCCCCAAGAGCTTCGCCGGGCGCAAGGTCGCGGCCCTCGTCACCGACGGGGTCGACGCCGGCGTCCTGGCTGCCCTTGGCAAGGCGCTGAAGGCCGAAGGGGCGGTGCTCAAGCTGGTCGCTCCCGAAGTCGGCGGCGTGAAGGATTCGGCCGGCGCCTGGCACGACGCCGATGAGAAGCTCGAAGGGGGCCCGTCGGTGCTCTTCGACGCCGTGGCGATCCTCCCTTCCAAGGAGGGTGCGACGCTGCTGACCACGCTGCCCGCCGCCCGCGACTTCGTCGCCGACGCCGCGGCGCACCGGAAGTTCATCGCCTACGCCGCCGCCGCTTCTCCGCTCCTGGAGAAGGCGGGCGTCGCTCTCGACGAGGGATTCGTCCCCCTCAACGCCCCGGGTGACTGCGAAGCCTTCATCGCCGCCTGCCGCAAGATCCGCTTCTGGGACCGAGCCGGCGCAGAGCGATAAGCCGTCTGATCAGGGCTGGGGGCCAGCGTGCGCGGGCCCCCAGCCTCATCACCATCTCATCGTCCCGCGAGTCGCTGCCGTGCCGCCCACGGCCCATTTCGAAGGACCCAGGACCATGTCCCTTAACCGTCGATCGATCCTCTCCGCCATCGGCGTCGCGATCCCGATCGGCCTGGGCGCACGCGTCAGTTCCGCCGCGAGCGCGGTAGGCCCAGCCCCAGCGCTCCGGTTCAGGCCGTTCGAGGAGGCCTTGTCCGGAGCGGTCGCGGACCCCGGCCGGACTACCTCGATTGATCTGGAGGGTCTGACGTATCCCTGCCTCAGGGTCGAGGTCGGATTCTCCGAGCAGATTCAGTCCGGCATCCAGGGATGCCACAATGACCGACCATTCGCCGGCTTCCCCGCGGGCCACCTCAGGATTGTCAGAACGGGATCGGAGCCAGGGCCTGTCCGGAACGGGGTTCGGCTCTACGTCTCCACGGTCGACATCGCCCTAACTGGCGGCCTGACCCCTGGCGACGCGAGCCGCCCGCTCGATTTCGCCTCCCTGCCCCCCGCGCCGACCTTCTCATGAGATGGCTCGACTGCCCGGTCGTCAGTCGTCCGTTCGCGGCTTCATCGACGCGATTGGGAAGAAGGCGGTTCACCGCGGCTGCCGCTTTGCACGACTTCAGCCGTGGAGGATCAACGCCCGGGTCGGTTCGGGATCACCTCTTCCGTGGAAACAGCGAAACGCATCGGCGGGGCGAAGGCGCTGTCGAACTCGCGGCACAAGAAGAATGGGTCTCCCGCAGCCGCCGGCTTCGGCTCAACGGTCCGAGGACGGCCCCAGGATCAGGCCGTCGCGCATCCGGACCTCGCGGTCGGCGGAGCCGGCGACCTCGGCGGCGTGGGTGACCAAAATCAAGGAGAGGCCTCGGGACTGCCTGAGTTGGCTTAGGAGGGCGAGGACTTCGGCCTGGTTCTGGCTGTCGAGGTTGCCGGTCGGCTCGTCGGCCAGGATCAAGGGCGGCTCGTTGGCCAGGGCCCTCGCGATGGCGACGCGCTGACGTTCGCCCACCGAGAGGCGGCCCGGGCGATGGTCTTTGCGGTGAGACATCCCGACCTCGTCGAGCAGGCGGGCGGCCCGCTCGGGTCGCTCGGCGCGGGGCCAGGGGGCCTCGAACATCGGGATCTGGACGTTCTCGAGGGCGGTCAGGGTCGGGATCAGGTGGAACGACTGGAAGATGAAGCCGATCTGCAGGGCCCGGAACTTGTCCAGGTCCATCGACGAGAGCGGAGTTCCCCGGAACGAGACCTCGCCACGGTCGGGCCGGTCGAGGCCCCCGAGGATGTGCAGGAGCGTGCTCTTGCCGCAGCCGCTGGGGCCCGTGATGGCCACGAACTCGCCCTCAGCGACCTCCAGGTCGACACCGCGCAGGGCGTGGACTTCGCCGTCGGGGTAGGTCTTCTCCAGGCCGATGGCCCGCAGCAGGGGGGGCGGCCGGTCGGGCTCACTCATAACGAAGGGCCTCCGTGGGCTCGAGCCTGGCGGCGCGGAGGGCGGGATAGAGCCCTCCCACGAGGCTGAGGGCCAGGCCGAGGGCCAGGCCCATGAGCAGGGAGGTTGCGTCCAGGTTCGGGTCGATGAAGCTCCGCGCCGTCGGCGCCAGCAGGATCAGGCGGACGCCGACCAGGGCCAGCAGCACGCCGACGATCGAACCCATGAGGCCCAGGGCCAGGGATTCGCCCAGGATCAACCGGAGAACTCGACGGCGGGTCCAGCCGATGGCACGCAGGACGCCGATCTCGCCGGTCCGCTCGTAGACGGCCGCGACCATCGTGTTGAGGATGCCGATCGAGCCGACGACCAGGGCGATGAGCGAGGTGGACCAGGCCATCGCGCGGGCCAGGCGAATTTGCAGGTCGCGCTCGACGAAGTCGCGGGCCGGGACCGCCGCGACACCAGGTACGGCCGCCTCGATCTCGTGGCCAAGCGCGGTGATCGCGGCCGAATTCTCGGGCGCGGCCGTCGCCAGCAGGAACGCGGTCACCTGCCCCTGCCGGCCCATCATCCTCTGGAGCGTGGGCAGGGGGATGATCAGGCCGCCATTCTCGAAGAGGCTGGGGCTCTCGAAGGTGCCGATCACGAGGAAGGGCTCGCCGGCCACGTCGAGCATGTCGCCGGGCTTCTTGTCCAGGTTCCGTGCCAGGACGCGGCCGAGCATCGCCGAGCGGTCGTCGCCGGGTTGCAGGACTCGGCCCTCCACGACGCGGATCCCTTCCATCATCAGGCTGTCGCGTTCCCATCCGTTGATCAGGACGCTGACGAGGTTCTTGTCCTCGAAGGCCACCGTGTCGACCAGCGAGCGGCCCACACGCCTGACGCCGGGGAACCTGGCCAGGCGATCGCCGAGCTGTTGTTCAAGGGTGCTGGAGAGCTGGTTGCTGATCCCCCCGCGCACCACCACGAGGTCGATCCCCTTGGATGAGTAGAGCGAGAGGAACGACCGTTCGAAGCCGGCCGCGATGCCCATGAGGGCGACCACGGCGGCGATGCCGATGGCCAGGCCGACGACCGTCAGCAGCGACCGGGTCGGCCGGTTCAGGAGGTTCTTGAGGATCAGGGTCGAGAACCGCATGAAGGATGTCCGCCGGACGAGGGAAGGGGCTTCGTGTCGGAGCCGGCCGACTAGCCGGGGGCCTGGCCGACGAGGACGTAGCCGACCTCGCGCCAGATCAGCTCGTAGCGCGACCCGGGCAGGACGCGTTCGCCGATGGCGGCGATGTCCATGTCCCGATAGCGCTCGACCATGTCGGTGAAGGCGTCGCCCAGCTTCAGGCCCTTGGAGATGATCCAGCGGTCGACCCCCGGAAGGCCGATCTTGCGGAAGAGCATGCGGTCGGTGAGGTTGGGGACCTCGTCGGCCACCACGATCGTGCCGCCCGGCTTCACCACGCGGGCCATCTCGCGCAGCGACTTCTCGGGGTCGTTGAAGTAGTTGAATCCGCCGATGCTGAGGGCGCAGTCGAAGGTCCGGTCGTTGAAGGGGAGGTCCTCGGCCTCGCCCATCACCAGCTTCAGGTCGCGCGTGCCTCGGCGACGCTTGCAGTTGTCGAGCTGATACTGGGAAATGTCGATGCCCGCGATGCTCCAGCTGGGCGGGAGCCAGTCGAGGTAGACGCCGTCGCCGATGGCCACGTCCAGGAGCCTCAGGTTCTCGCCCTTGGGCAGGTGGCGGAGGATCTTGTCGCGGGACCTGCGCTCGCCGCCGTTCATCACGAACGTGGCCCACTCCCAGAAGCGGAACTTGGGCCAGAGCGGGCCGTCGTAGAAGTCTCGGGCCACCTGGTTGTTGGCCGAGGTCTCTGCCCTGGCCACCAGCACTCCGTCGACGATCGGGTAGGCCCGGCCGCAGGAGGGGCATGCCAGCGCGTCGGCGTTGGCGTCGGCGATGAGCCCGCCGCCGCAGTCCAGGCAGCGCCAGAGGCTGGGGTCGGCCGCCCAGAGGTCGGCGGTCTTGACGCTCGGGGTCGGGGTCATGCTTGGCTCCAGGCGGGGTCCGGGTCGACGAGCAGGTATCCCAGGCCGATCCAGATCGACTGGCGGCGGGCACTCGGGGACATCCGGGACAGGATCAAGGATGGGTCGAGCTGCGTGGCGTGGACCATCTCGACGAAGTCGGCGGGCAAACCGACCAGGCGCATCCACCAGGCGTCGTATGCAGGATACCCCACCAGATGTCCCAGGCCGAACCGCTTCAGGTCGGGCCGCTCGTCGGCCACGACCACGACACCGCCAGGGCGGGTGACCCGACGCATCTCGCCGAGGGCCGCCTCGGGGTCAGCGAAGTAGTTGAACCCGCCGACGGTGTAGCAGGCGTCGAAGGTGGCGTCGGGGAACGGGAGGGCCTCGGCCTCGGCGTGGGCGAGCCGGCCGGACATGACGGGGAACCGGGCGATGCAGGCCTCGAGCTGGGTCCGGGCGATGTCCACACCGTAGGCCAGCCAGTCGGACGGCAGCAGGTCGAGGTTCTCGCCGTCGCCGATGCCGACTTCCAGAACCCTGGCGTCGGGCCGGTTGCCCAGGTGTCCCAAGATCTGGCGACGGGCCCGCACCCTTCCCCCGACCAGGGTGAGGAACCGCCGTTCCCAGGGGCGGAACTTTGCCCAGGCGGGGCCGTCATAGAAGGCCGCCGCCACGGCGTTGCGGCCCAGCAGCGGTCGACAGGCCGCGAGGATGCCCGAGCTAGCCGGGTGCGGCCGGCCGCAGCGAGGGCAGTCGGCCGCGCCGGCCAGGGGCTCGGCGCAGTCGAGGCAGCTCGCCAGGTCGGCGATGGTGGGCGGGCTCTGGACGGCTGGGTTCATGGCGATCGGCGGGTCCTCGACTCGGGTTCGTTTCGTCTTCCCGGGTTCGTTTCGTCTTCCCGGGTTCGTTTCGTTTTCAGAACTCGGAGGTCAGGGCGCGGGGCCCGGCCCGGTCCATCATCCAGTCGAACACGCGGTCGGGCAGGTGCCTCAGCAAGACCATCCCCAGCGCGGTGCTCAGCGGGAAGACGTGGTTCCTGGGCCTCCGCTCGACGGCCCTGGCGATCTGGCGGGCGGCCTGCTCGGGCTCCATCATGGGCGGTTGCTTCAGGAACGGGGTGGTCTCGGTCATCGCGGTGCGGACGAAGCCGGGGCAGACCGTCGTGATCGTCACGCCCCTGAGCTTCAACGCCGGCCTCAACGCTTCCAGATAGGTGGATACGGCCGCCTTGGACGCGGAGTAGGAGGCCATCCAGGGGAGCCCTCGGTAGCCCGCGACGCTGGAGATGCCGACGAGGTGGCCGCTGTTGCGGGCGACCATGCCCGGCAGCGCCGCGGCGATCGTGTTGGCCATGCCCAGGAAGTTGACCTCGATCATCGCCCGCAGGCCGTCCAGCTCCAGGTCGGGCAGCCGCGTCAGGTCGCCCACGCCGGCGCAGGCGACGACCACGCCGATCGGGCCGACCTCGGCCTCGACCTTCGCCACCACGTCGCGCATCGCGGCCGGGTCGGTCACGTCGGAGGTGTAAGTCCGGGAGCCTGGAACCAGCTCGGCAAGGGTGGCCAGGCCTTCGGCATTCCGGTCGACGAGGCCCAGGCGATAGCCCTTCTCGGCCAGCGCCAGGGCGGTGGCCCGGCCGATCCCGCGGGCGGCGCCGGTCAGCAGGACGACGGGCTTGTCCTTCATCGGGCGACCTCGGCCGGGGTGTTCAGGGAGTTCAGGAACGCGAGAACCGGGGCGACGAACGCCTCGGGATTCTCCTCGGGAGCCCGGTGCTGGGCCCCCTTGACGATGGCCGACTGGCAGTTGGGCAGCGTGGAGGACAGGTATTCGGCCGTGCTCAAAAACGGCGAGGTCTCGCCGTAGATCGCCAGGACCGGGACGGCCAGCGCCGCGATCCGCTCGGCCGTCAGCCCTGCGTCCACCTTCGAGTCATCGCCGCAGGTGGTCTTGCCCAGCCTCAGCAGCCGGTTGAGGCCGGGCAGGCCGACGGCCCGGCGCAGCTTCAAGAGCCCCTCGGGGTCGAGGTGCACCACCTGGTCGAAGAACTTGCCCAGGTCGTACCAGTACTCGCCCGAGAGCATGACGCCGGCGTCCTCGGCTTCCTGGCGGAAGTTCTGCCAGTGGCCCCACCGGCTCAGGTCTTCCAGGTGGCGCAAGGCCGGGAAGTAGGGGTCGGACAGGACGAGGGCCTCGACCCGCCCGGGGGCCTCGGCCGCGACGTGCGCGGCGATGACGGCGCCGAAGCTGTGGCCGACGATCCGGGCCTTGGAAATTTCCAGGGCGTCCATCAGGGCCAGGGTATCGGCGGCGTGATCGGCCGACGTGTAGCCGGTCGGCGGGGCCTCGGTGTAGCCGTGGCCGCGGATGTCGAAGGCGGTGACTTTGTGAGTGGCCGAGAGCGCCTGCATCAGGCCCGAGAGCATCCAGATGGACAGGTCGCCCGTGACGCCGTGGATCAGGAGCGCATCGGGGCCCTGGCCCTGCTGCTGGACGTGGAATTTCAGGCCCTGGATGGCGTGCATCGGCATCGCGGTCGACCGGGGTTGGCCCCCGCTCCACTTCAGTTCAAGGGGCGTACTTGGGGTTGGTTGGCGACCAGGAAGTCCACCAGCTCGCCGATCGTCAGGTCGCGGTCGTCCCTCCGGCCCAGCTCGGCCATCAGGTCGCCGTAGGGAAGGCTCGCGCCATAGTGGGACTGGAGTTGCTCGCCCAGGACGACGGCGTCGATCGAGGCGAGGCCCAGGTCGGCGAAGAACCGGGTCTCCTCGCCCAGCCGGCCGACGCCCCCCAGGCCCATCCCCTGGCCCAGGATGACCTCGAGTTCGTCCAGGATCTCGGCCCTTGATCGGGTGATCGTCATCTCGACAGGCTCCTCTCGCCCAGGGTCCAGGCCCACGCATAATCGCCGCGTCGCGACGTTGAGATGCGTATCGTGCCAGGCCCGATATCGCCGCCCTCCTCCGCATGCAGCATGACCCAGAGATCATCGGCGTCCTGGCCCGGTTCCACGACCTCGGCCGTCCTGGGTCCGTTCACCATCCCCAGGCCCGAGGCCTTGGCGGCGGCCTCCTTGGCACACCAGAACCGGGCAATCCACTCGTCACGCGAGCCGCCGGCCGCCGCCCGATCGAGCAGCGATCGTTCGCTCGCCGTGAACGCGATCTCCTCGAATCCGGCGGTCCGCGCGACGATCGGCTCGACGTCGATGCCGGGCCTGTCGCCCGGCCCGACCGAGGCAATCGCGACGGCCACCCCCTCGGCGTGGGCGATCGAGACGGCCGGCAGGTCGTCGCGACCGGGGTGCAGCAGCGAGCGGAGGACGGGCTTGCCTCGGAGGTCGGCCTTGATTTCGAGGTCGGCGGGGAAGGTCGGGCCCTCGCCTCGTTCGAGCTCGAGTCGGCGTGCGGCGTCCTTCGCGGCGATCCTGCCCCAGAGCCGCAAGGTACGCCTCGGGTCGGGCCCCCTGGCGATCTCGGGCCGCTCGGCCGTTGAGAGCTGGGTCTGCTCCAGCACGTCGCGCCAGACCGGCCGGCCCATGTCTGCGGGCGGCTGGAGCCAGACGGCGCGGGCCCGTGCCGGGGCGACGCCGATCCCGAGTTCCTCGCCGAGCAGCTCGACGTCGGGGCGGCGGAAGACGTCGCGGTAGCGGGCCGGCCAGTGGAACCGCCAGTCGTCCCACCCCTGGATGCGCATCCAGATCGTGCCGTCGGGCCTGACGATCTCGGCATCCGCGCCGACTCGGTGATGCTCAAGGTCGCAGACCCTGATCCGGCAGTCGACCTCCGTGCCGTCGGCAGGCGCGGCGCCGAAGAGGGTCAGCTCGCCCATCCTCAGCGGGAAGACGACGTCTCCCGAATCGAGCCGGTCCAGGCCCCAGCAGCCGAGCAGGTGGGTGAAGTTGTCCAGGATGATCGGGTCGGTGTGCAGACCCCCGGCGTCGTCGGCATCGCGGAGCAGGGGGCCGCGAGGCAGGATGCGCAATGACCCTTCGATCCCTTCGGCCGACGTGTCGCCGACCCGGGTCACCGCCTGGAGCGCCGGGCCGTGGAACAGCCATTGCTCGCCGTAGAGTCGGTCGGCATCGAACGTCGACGGCCGGGTCTCGGTCAACGCGAATGGCCCAGCCTGAGGGGACTCGGCACGCCATGAGGCGAAGGCGGCAACCCCCTCGACGACCGGCGTCTCGCGGTCGCGCATGGCATTCGCCGGCCCTCGATTGTAGATCGCCACGCGAACCTCATCGGGCCGATCGGCGTCGCGGCGGGCTTCGATCTCCAGCGCGACGGGCTCGTCCTCGTAGCGAATCCAGCGGTGGGCCTGGACGTCGCGCAGGGCGGCCAATGCCTCGCCCGGCTTGAGGATCGAGGCAACCTGGGCCAGCATCTCGGCCATGACGGCGAACGGCAGCACGGGCAGCCCGCGCCGGCCAAGTTCGACGGCCGAGACGCGCCGGCCCCCCAGCGTGTGGTGCTCGGCGACCGGATCGCCGGCCGCCTCCAGCACGTAGAGCGTGACGACTTCCTCGCGTGCGATCAGCGACCGGACCTCGCCCGCCCAGGGGCCCGGCAACGCGAGGGGCTCGGCGTCCGCGATGGGGCCGACGAGGTAGGCCGCCATGATCTCGCGCTGGGTGTCTAGGAAGAGGTCCATCGTGCGGAGGTGTTCGAGCATGACGGAGTCGTCGGCGGGATCAGGGTCGTGCTCGGTCGATCCCTGGTCGGACGCGTCTGGAGACGCGGAGAGCACCCCGAGATCGGTCGCCCCATTCGTTCCGTTCGAGGCGTGGGCATGAACTGACGCGAGATGCCGAGTCGGTGTGAAGTGCGGCGAGGCGGGTTGAATTTCGCCGTTGGAGGCGCGATTCCGGCTCTGAGCTACGCTCTCGTTCGTCGCCCCTTCGTCAGCTTCGCGGTCGGGCTGAGAGTTTACGCGACTGTGGGCTTTCGTCCCATTCGATGTTGGCGCGGTGACGGTCAGCGGTCGCGCTTCGAGCCTGGATCGAAGGACGCTCGCCATCTCGGCGGAGACCCGCATCTCGGGGAAGCCCAGGCGGAGGGCATGGGTCGCGGGCGAGATGGGCATCGGGGCGTCGAGGTCGATGCGTGTGGGCCGGCGTCGGGCGTAAAGCGTCTCGGTGTCGGGGGCGTGGCCCAGGCTGAAGAGCGACGCGACGAGGTGGTTGAGCTGGGTCGTTCCCGACCGGCGGGGAAGCCCCATCGCCAGGGCGTTGGCCCCGACCACCCTCAGCGTGTCTTCCGCGAAGCTGGCCAGATGCCCGCGAGGGCCGACGTCGACGAAGGTCCGGTAGCCGTCGGCGTGCATCCTCCCGATCGTCTCGCGGAAACGGACCTGACGCGACCACTGATCGACGGCAAGCTGACGCACACCGACCGGGTCGGGGGGCATCGGAGCGGCCGAGGCGCACGAATAGATCGGGATCGCCGGCGTGCCGACTTCGAGCCCGTCGAGTAATTGGCGCAGCGGCTCGACGGCCGGGAGGAACGCGGCCGTGTGGTAGCCCCGGGCGAACGGCAGGGGCTCGAACAGGATCGAGGCATCGACAAGGCGGGCAGCGAACGTGTCCATCGGGCCCGAGGCGCCGGCGACGACCACCTGGTGCGGGCAGTTGTCGATGGCGATCGAGACTCCCAGCCCACTGGCCAGCGCTTCGAGCCGGTCTCGGCCCGCCGCCACGGCGAGCAGTCGAGCCTCGGGGATGGCGCCGCTGGTTTCCATCCGCTCGAACATGGCCCCGAGCTGGCCGAGCGAGTCCTCGAACTCGCGGTCGACGCGGATCGACCCGGCGGCGGCCAGCGCCAGGAACTCGCCGCTGCTGTGGCCGACCACGGCGTCGACCCGAATTCCGAGCTGGCCGAGGAGTCCATAAAGGGCCCATTGCGCCGACAGGACGACGTTCACCGCCGGCCCGATCGACCAGAGCCCCTTGCCGTCGGCCTCGGCGCCATAAAGCAAGCGGCTGGGCAGATCATATGCCCCCGCGTCGCGTGCGAGCCGGTCGGAGGTATCGAGCAGGGCCATGACCGAGGGGAAGTTCAGGGCCAGGTCGCCGAGCATCCCGGGAAACTGCGACCCTTCGCCCGGGAAGATCACGGCCAGGGGCGGGGCCTCGGCGGCATCGTCGCGGAAATAGGTCCCGCGGCCGTCGCGGATCGGCCGGCAGTCGGCGGCCGAGAGCACGGGGAGCAAGGAACGGAGCCGGTCGGCAAGGTCCGAAGTCGACGACACCACCAAGCCGAGCCGGGCCGGGCCCGTCGCGGTCGACGAGTTCAGGGTGTAGGCCAGGTCCTTGAGCCCGACGTCGGGACGTGCGGCGATCGCCTCGGAAAGCCGTCGGATCGACCGGACCAGGCCGGGTCGGTCGGCGGCCGAGAGGAGGATGGCCTCGGATTCCCAGCGGGTCAGGCAGCCGGGGCCTGAAGCCGACGAGGCATGCTCTTCCAGGACCGCATGGGCATTGATCCCCGCGAAGCCGAACGCGTTGACCCCCGCTCGTCTGGGCGAGTTGGGGTCGCCGTGCACCCAGGGCCTGGCGGCGGCGATGGGCGAGCAGGGTCGGTCGTCGATGGCGAGCAGAGAGTGCGGCTCGTCGACACCCAGGGTCGGGGGCAGCGCGCGTTGGTGGAGCGATAAGGCGGCCTTGATGAGTCCCGCGATGCCGGAGGCGGGCATCGCGTGGCCGATCATCGACGAGACGGCGCCCAGCACGCGGTCGGTCGACGCGGGGAAGACGGCGCGGATCGCGCGCAGCTCGGCGCGGTCGGCCGCCGGCACGCCCAGGCCGTGCCCCTCGATCAGGCCGACGGATGCCGGGTCGAAGCCCGACTGGCGATAGGCCCGGCGCATGGCCAGGGCGTGACCGCGGGCGCTCGGCGTGCCCAGCCCGAGCCCACGGCCGTCGCTGGAGAGCCCGACCCCCTTGACCACGGCGTACACCCGATCGCCGTCGCGCTCGGCGTCCGCCAGGCGTTTCAGCACGACGATGCCCACCCCTTCGCCGGGTACCATCCCGTCGGCCAGACAACCGAACGGGCGGGGGACGCCCGACCGCGAGAGGGCGCCCAGGCGGGAGAAGACCAGGGGGAAATCGACGTCGGACTGGACGTAGACGCCCCCGGCGATGGCCAGATCGGCACGCCCTTCGGCCAGAGCGCGGGCGGCGAGGTCGAGGGCGACGAGCGACGAGGCGCTCGCGGCGTCGACCA
It encodes:
- a CDS encoding alpha/beta hydrolase; the encoded protein is MHAIQGLKFHVQQQGQGPDALLIHGVTGDLSIWMLSGLMQALSATHKVTAFDIRGHGYTEAPPTGYTSADHAADTLALMDALEISKARIVGHSFGAVIAAHVAAEAPGRVEALVLSDPYFPALRHLEDLSRWGHWQNFRQEAEDAGVMLSGEYWYDLGKFFDQVVHLDPEGLLKLRRAVGLPGLNRLLRLGKTTCGDDSKVDAGLTAERIAALAVPVLAIYGETSPFLSTAEYLSSTLPNCQSAIVKGAQHRAPEENPEAFVAPVLAFLNSLNTPAEVAR
- a CDS encoding SDR family NAD(P)-dependent oxidoreductase is translated as MKDKPVVLLTGAARGIGRATALALAEKGYRLGLVDRNAEGLATLAELVPGSRTYTSDVTDPAAMRDVVAKVEAEVGPIGVVVACAGVGDLTRLPDLELDGLRAMIEVNFLGMANTIAAALPGMVARNSGHLVGISSVAGYRGLPWMASYSASKAAVSTYLEALRPALKLRGVTITTVCPGFVRTAMTETTPFLKQPPMMEPEQAARQIARAVERRPRNHVFPLSTALGMVLLRHLPDRVFDWMMDRAGPRALTSEF
- a CDS encoding beta-ketoacyl synthase N-terminal-like domain-containing protein — encoded protein: MSDPNRIRRRKRPRPLDVAIVGMACRFPGAPDLFAYWRNILGGKSSISDAPTDRWDADLFCDPTSAANDRIAGRKGGYLDEPILIDPAANGVMPHAVDGGEPEQHLVLDTARAALADAGLAGGVPEGRRVEVVIGRGNYFNRGNLTRLQHGRIAAQTVAVARALRPDLSEAELDALKADLKAGLPPFDAATIPGQLTNATAGRVANRLDLRGASFVVDAASASSLVALDLAARALAEGRADLAIAGGVYVQSDVDFPLVFSRLGALSRSGVPRPFGCLADGMVPGEGVGIVVLKRLADAERDGDRVYAVVKGVGLSSDGRGLGLGTPSARGHALAMRRAYRQSGFDPASVGLIEGHGLGVPAADRAELRAIRAVFPASTDRVLGAVSSMIGHAMPASGIAGLIKAALSLHQRALPPTLGVDEPHSLLAIDDRPCSPIAAARPWVHGDPNSPRRAGVNAFGFAGINAHAVLEEHASSASGPGCLTRWESEAILLSAADRPGLVRSIRRLSEAIAARPDVGLKDLAYTLNSSTATGPARLGLVVSSTSDLADRLRSLLPVLSAADCRPIRDGRGTYFRDDAAEAPPLAVIFPGEGSQFPGMLGDLALNFPSVMALLDTSDRLARDAGAYDLPSRLLYGAEADGKGLWSIGPAVNVVLSAQWALYGLLGQLGIRVDAVVGHSSGEFLALAAAGSIRVDREFEDSLGQLGAMFERMETSGAIPEARLLAVAAGRDRLEALASGLGVSIAIDNCPHQVVVAGASGPMDTFAARLVDASILFEPLPFARGYHTAAFLPAVEPLRQLLDGLEVGTPAIPIYSCASAAPMPPDPVGVRQLAVDQWSRQVRFRETIGRMHADGYRTFVDVGPRGHLASFAEDTLRVVGANALAMGLPRRSGTTQLNHLVASLFSLGHAPDTETLYARRRPTRIDLDAPMPISPATHALRLGFPEMRVSAEMASVLRSRLEARPLTVTAPTSNGTKAHSRVNSQPDREADEGATNESVAQSRNRASNGEIQPASPHFTPTRHLASVHAHASNGTNGATDLGVLSASPDASDQGSTEHDPDPADDSVMLEHLRTMDLFLDTQREIMAAYLVGPIADAEPLALPGPWAGEVRSLIAREEVVTLYVLEAAGDPVAEHHTLGGRRVSAVELGRRGLPVLPFAVMAEMLAQVASILKPGEALAALRDVQAHRWIRYEDEPVALEIEARRDADRPDEVRVAIYNRGPANAMRDRETPVVEGVAAFASWRAESPQAGPFALTETRPSTFDADRLYGEQWLFHGPALQAVTRVGDTSAEGIEGSLRILPRGPLLRDADDAGGLHTDPIILDNFTHLLGCWGLDRLDSGDVVFPLRMGELTLFGAAPADGTEVDCRIRVCDLEHHRVGADAEIVRPDGTIWMRIQGWDDWRFHWPARYRDVFRRPDVELLGEELGIGVAPARARAVWLQPPADMGRPVWRDVLEQTQLSTAERPEIARGPDPRRTLRLWGRIAAKDAARRLELERGEGPTFPADLEIKADLRGKPVLRSLLHPGRDDLPAVSIAHAEGVAVAIASVGPGDRPGIDVEPIVARTAGFEEIAFTASERSLLDRAAAGGSRDEWIARFWCAKEAAAKASGLGMVNGPRTAEVVEPGQDADDLWVMLHAEEGGDIGPGTIRISTSRRGDYAWAWTLGERSLSR
- a CDS encoding class I SAM-dependent methyltransferase; amino-acid sequence: MNPAVQSPPTIADLASCLDCAEPLAGAADCPRCGRPHPASSGILAACRPLLGRNAVAAAFYDGPAWAKFRPWERRFLTLVGGRVRARRQILGHLGNRPDARVLEVGIGDGENLDLLPSDWLAYGVDIARTQLEACIARFPVMSGRLAHAEAEALPFPDATFDACYTVGGFNYFADPEAALGEMRRVTRPGGVVVVADERPDLKRFGLGHLVGYPAYDAWWMRLVGLPADFVEMVHATQLDPSLILSRMSPSARRQSIWIGLGYLLVDPDPAWSQA
- a CDS encoding ABC transporter ATP-binding protein, whose amino-acid sequence is MSEPDRPPPLLRAIGLEKTYPDGEVHALRGVDLEVAEGEFVAITGPSGCGKSTLLHILGGLDRPDRGEVSFRGTPLSSMDLDKFRALQIGFIFQSFHLIPTLTALENVQIPMFEAPWPRAERPERAARLLDEVGMSHRKDHRPGRLSVGERQRVAIARALANEPPLILADEPTGNLDSQNQAEVLALLSQLRQSRGLSLILVTHAAEVAGSADREVRMRDGLILGPSSDR
- a CDS encoding methyltransferase domain-containing protein → MTPTPSVKTADLWAADPSLWRCLDCGGGLIADANADALACPSCGRAYPIVDGVLVARAETSANNQVARDFYDGPLWPKFRFWEWATFVMNGGERRSRDKILRHLPKGENLRLLDVAIGDGVYLDWLPPSWSIAGIDISQYQLDNCKRRRGTRDLKLVMGEAEDLPFNDRTFDCALSIGGFNYFNDPEKSLREMARVVKPGGTIVVADEVPNLTDRMLFRKIGLPGVDRWIISKGLKLGDAFTDMVERYRDMDIAAIGERVLPGSRYELIWREVGYVLVGQAPG
- a CDS encoding acyl carrier protein; the protein is MTITRSRAEILDELEVILGQGMGLGGVGRLGEETRFFADLGLASIDAVVLGEQLQSHYGASLPYGDLMAELGRRDDRDLTIGELVDFLVANQPQVRPLN
- a CDS encoding ABC transporter permease, which encodes MRFSTLILKNLLNRPTRSLLTVVGLAIGIAAVVALMGIAAGFERSFLSLYSSKGIDLVVVRGGISNQLSSTLEQQLGDRLARFPGVRRVGRSLVDTVAFEDKNLVSVLINGWERDSLMMEGIRVVEGRVLQPGDDRSAMLGRVLARNLDKKPGDMLDVAGEPFLVIGTFESPSLFENGGLIIPLPTLQRMMGRQGQVTAFLLATAAPENSAAITALGHEIEAAVPGVAAVPARDFVERDLQIRLARAMAWSTSLIALVVGSIGILNTMVAAVYERTGEIGVLRAIGWTRRRVLRLILGESLALGLMGSIVGVLLALVGVRLILLAPTARSFIDPNLDATSLLMGLALGLALSLVGGLYPALRAARLEPTEALRYE